A part of Helicobacter fennelliae genomic DNA contains:
- a CDS encoding YbgC/FadM family acyl-CoA thioesterase, whose amino-acid sequence MQIRIYYEDTDCGGIVYHTNYIKFCERARSELFFAQGKLPHNGTCGFVVSSLEAQFLGSARLGDLLEVHTKPAKIGKVQMILIQEIFKIQDAQSAQNTAQPHTNAPTHAHTNDKIFSATFKMGYIDVAQQKPTPIPREFLDIFRTQI is encoded by the coding sequence ATGCAGATACGAATTTATTATGAGGATACCGATTGTGGCGGGATTGTCTATCATACAAATTACATTAAATTCTGTGAGCGCGCTAGAAGTGAGCTATTTTTTGCGCAGGGTAAATTGCCACATAATGGGACTTGCGGATTTGTCGTTAGCTCGCTTGAGGCGCAGTTTTTGGGCTCTGCAAGGCTTGGGGATTTGCTTGAAGTGCACACAAAACCTGCCAAAATAGGCAAAGTCCAAATGATTCTGATTCAAGAAATATTCAAAATACAAGATGCCCAAAGCGCACAAAACACCGCGCAACCACACACAAACGCGCCCACACACGCTCATACAAACGATAAAATCTTTAGCGCGACTTTCAAAATGGGCTATATTGATGTCGCACAACAAAAGCCAACGCCCATTCCACGAGAATTTCTAGATATTTTTAGGACACAAATATGA
- a CDS encoding HP0495 family protein has translation MRHIEGKPDISYPCQWEYRIIGQNQHAIEHIVGDILQKPYRLEIKNHSHKGTFVSMHLITSVDNEEERNAIFAKLCEHDEIKMVL, from the coding sequence ATGAGACATATCGAAGGAAAGCCTGATATTTCATATCCATGCCAATGGGAATACAGAATCATCGGGCAAAATCAGCACGCAATCGAGCATATCGTTGGTGATATTCTCCAAAAACCATACCGACTTGAGATAAAAAACCACTCACACAAAGGGACTTTTGTCTCTATGCACCTCATAACAAGTGTCGATAATGAAGAAGAGAGAAACGCGATATTTGCCAAACTCTGCGAACATGATGAAATCAAAATGGTACTTTAA
- a CDS encoding DUF1104 domain-containing protein, with the protein MKNLSLLKKIAIIATTGIFSVGLLHAADFSKKSDKDFIALAGAVSATDEPDYIIEANKRINAKLYNEAKEFKLAIHKQRAENLKKLSPELAKQRAIDVCKAIQAKTDTMSGKQIRESNLPFIVGDCSHFKGAHFGGAKGAMDRKDFEKRPKCGERNEADKNNTNKENKEKK; encoded by the coding sequence ATGAAAAACTTAAGCCTTTTGAAAAAAATTGCAATCATAGCGACAACCGGAATCTTTAGTGTCGGACTGCTTCATGCAGCGGATTTTAGCAAAAAAAGCGACAAAGACTTTATCGCTCTTGCTGGGGCTGTGAGCGCGACTGATGAGCCTGATTATATCATCGAGGCAAACAAACGTATAAATGCCAAGCTCTACAATGAAGCCAAAGAATTCAAACTTGCAATCCACAAGCAACGCGCAGAAAATCTCAAAAAACTCTCACCCGAGCTTGCCAAACAACGAGCTATTGATGTATGCAAAGCTATACAAGCCAAAACAGACACAATGAGCGGAAAGCAAATCCGAGAATCTAATCTTCCATTTATCGTTGGCGACTGCTCTCATTTTAAAGGTGCGCATTTTGGAGGTGCAAAAGGCGCAATGGATAGAAAAGACTTTGAGAAGAGACCAAAGTGCGGCGAACGCAATGAAGCTGATAAAAACAATACAAATAAAGAAAATAAAGAGAAAAAATAA
- a CDS encoding response regulator transcription factor: MPTKILLLEDDLCLCEMIEDHLRDCGFEITTCDDATNALDLAYEKNFDLWIFDVKVPNGNGFTLLKQLRELNKTTPAIFLTSLSMINDLKEGFMAGCDDYIKKPFDIDELTLRIRSLLKRQFSHHNSEILDLGNNLSFDMIQKQLYKDNQPILLTNKESKLLALLLRNQGKFISQDEIFETIWNYDEMPTNMALRVYIKNLRKVLGKDSILTQRHRGYCYAKTS; the protein is encoded by the coding sequence ATGCCTACAAAAATCCTCCTCCTTGAAGACGACCTCTGCCTTTGCGAAATGATTGAAGATCATTTGCGCGATTGTGGGTTTGAGATAACAACTTGCGATGACGCCACAAATGCCCTTGATCTCGCGTATGAAAAAAATTTTGATTTATGGATTTTTGATGTCAAAGTGCCAAATGGCAATGGATTTACCCTCCTCAAACAGCTTCGCGAGCTCAATAAAACAACGCCAGCAATTTTTCTCACCTCACTATCAATGATAAATGATCTCAAAGAGGGCTTTATGGCGGGCTGCGATGACTATATCAAAAAGCCTTTTGACATCGATGAGCTCACACTTAGAATCCGCTCTCTTCTAAAGCGACAATTCAGCCATCACAATAGCGAAATTCTTGATTTGGGCAATAATTTGAGCTTTGATATGATCCAAAAACAGCTCTACAAGGACAATCAGCCGATTTTGCTTACCAACAAAGAAAGCAAACTGCTTGCATTGCTTTTGCGTAATCAAGGTAAATTCATCTCTCAAGATGAAATTTTTGAAACCATTTGGAATTATGATGAAATGCCTACAAATATGGCATTGCGTGTGTATATCAAAAATCTACGCAAGGTTTTGGGCAAAGATTCTATCCTCACACAGCGACACAGGGGCTACTGCTATGCAAAAACTTCTTGA
- a CDS encoding sensor histidine kinase — translation MKCLQIWHCVCISKIYARFWAKILSSHSDTGATAMQKLLDSKKFDTTILKILLLYLSTSAIFLGIIFFVMYERGLHTLRTQQLIQMRNEYINIITHLSEEQDLNKAIATLKDEVNLPFALIDEDNHVLFSNLSINAESIPKSTRQDNGFYRQGDLIFIDLWQNRSIEYMLTHPPFNFTKRPKAIFKHFEKLKMRVILQGVMIGGFRFEAFKNKMEESKPSAPQSFIWQTSTLQSSTSIQDELFSLRVGIIASLLFCLMLVGVIAYFLVKLALKPLHDKFNTLERFIKDSTHEINTPLSVILLSVQKFDTHNLSESNLKKMTHIKLAAQNLNHLYQNLIFFNFYQSNPQTQNIDLKALISQRIDYFNPLLAQKSITLESRLSDAQILANPDEIQILIDNLLSNAIKYNNKQGQIFITLQKGFLEVRDNGYGISKQNLESIFTRYSRFNNNQGGFGIGLSLVREICERYDIDITCQSEEGHGSCFVLKWK, via the coding sequence ATGAAATGCCTACAAATATGGCATTGCGTGTGTATATCAAAAATCTACGCAAGGTTTTGGGCAAAGATTCTATCCTCACACAGCGACACAGGGGCTACTGCTATGCAAAAACTTCTTGATTCCAAAAAATTTGACACAACAATCCTCAAAATCCTTTTGCTTTATTTAAGCACGAGTGCGATTTTTCTAGGCATTATTTTTTTTGTGATGTATGAGCGAGGATTGCATACATTGCGCACCCAGCAGCTCATACAAATGCGAAATGAATATATAAACATCATCACTCACCTCTCCGAAGAACAAGATCTCAACAAAGCGATTGCAACCCTCAAAGATGAAGTCAATCTCCCGTTTGCGCTCATTGATGAGGATAATCATGTGCTCTTTAGCAATCTCTCTATAAATGCAGAATCTATCCCCAAAAGCACCAGACAAGATAATGGATTTTACAGGCAGGGCGATTTGATTTTTATTGATTTATGGCAAAACAGATCGATTGAGTATATGCTTACCCACCCGCCATTTAACTTCACCAAACGCCCAAAAGCTATATTTAAGCACTTTGAAAAGCTCAAAATGCGAGTGATTTTGCAGGGTGTGATGATTGGCGGGTTTAGATTTGAGGCATTCAAAAATAAAATGGAAGAAAGCAAGCCCTCCGCTCCACAATCATTTATTTGGCAAACCTCTACTTTGCAATCTTCCACCTCAATACAAGATGAGCTTTTTTCATTGCGAGTAGGGATCATTGCTTCGCTTTTGTTTTGCCTCATGCTTGTTGGGGTGATCGCGTATTTTTTAGTCAAGCTCGCACTCAAGCCCCTTCATGACAAATTCAACACCCTAGAGCGATTTATCAAAGATTCTACGCACGAGATAAATACCCCGCTAAGCGTGATTTTGCTAAGCGTGCAAAAATTTGACACGCACAATCTCTCAGAATCAAACCTCAAAAAAATGACTCACATCAAGCTTGCAGCCCAAAATCTCAATCATCTCTACCAGAATCTTATATTTTTTAATTTCTATCAAAGTAATCCTCAAACCCAAAATATCGACCTCAAAGCCCTAATTTCACAAAGGATCGACTACTTTAATCCTCTCCTAGCACAAAAATCTATCACACTAGAATCTAGGCTTTCTGACGCCCAAATCCTTGCCAATCCTGATGAGATACAAATCCTCATCGACAATCTCCTTAGCAACGCAATCAAATACAACAACAAGCAAGGGCAAATCTTTATCACGCTTCAAAAGGGGTTTTTGGAAGTGCGGGATAATGGCTATGGTATCAGCAAGCAGAATCTAGAATCTATTTTCACGCGATATTCGCGCTTCAACAATAATCAAGGCGGATTTGGAATCGGACTTAGCCTTGTGCGCGAGATTTGCGAGCGATATGATATTGACATCACATGCCAAAGCGAGGAAGGACATGGGAGTTGCTTTGTGCTAAAGTGGAAGTAA
- a CDS encoding PhoH family protein, which yields MAKKLYLIDTSVILDDPQNIIYLSDGAKNILFISDIVLEELDKKKTSNEVGFLAREFFRNVSNESEIPSNQSAKQSAESSIHSRLSGLSLQCKNGDFMREIYYENASVRIPLIVIYRQHYQAKNLEYGLNDARIAEIAKDYNLILLTNDISLKIRSIAKGIKAQSLFRDRVENPNDIDFWHKFLLHKDDQPQKLTKLKAFKALSQWSLIQIDEQDNTDSSLYLTGKKHFGLKVDSAFERLELDSIIKEANLYIAPMNLEQKMMFCLLTHKKNIATIVTGSTGSGKTLMALQAGIHLVKQGAVDGIIYLRNTVTASDKEAELGFRKGDEDQKLGYFMYPLYSAINFIIDSLQSSSLKNCIEYRGDVNTIHKEDATEYFLKKHNIQVVDIAHARGITIRKKFVIFDEAQNASNATIKLIGTRLGEESRIVFLGDWAQIDHPYLSKFRNGALSLLQKALNDDMIAGIQLRQTIRSTIAQWFGESF from the coding sequence ATGGCAAAAAAACTTTATCTTATCGATACTTCAGTCATCTTAGATGATCCACAAAATATCATTTATCTTTCTGATGGCGCAAAAAACATACTTTTTATCAGCGACATTGTTTTAGAAGAGCTTGACAAGAAAAAAACCTCAAATGAAGTTGGGTTTTTGGCGCGAGAATTTTTTAGAAATGTGAGTAATGAAAGCGAGATTCCATCAAATCAATCCGCAAAGCAATCCGCAGAATCTAGCATACATTCTAGGCTTTCTGGGCTTTCTTTGCAGTGCAAAAATGGCGATTTTATGCGCGAGATTTATTATGAGAATGCGTCTGTGAGGATTCCGCTTATTGTGATTTATCGTCAGCATTATCAGGCAAAAAACCTAGAATACGGGCTTAATGATGCAAGAATCGCTGAAATCGCTAAAGATTATAATCTTATCTTGCTGACAAATGATATTTCGCTCAAAATCCGCTCTATCGCCAAGGGGATCAAAGCCCAATCGCTTTTTCGCGATAGGGTTGAGAATCCAAATGATATAGATTTTTGGCATAAATTTTTACTCCACAAAGACGATCAACCCCAAAAACTTACAAAACTCAAAGCGTTCAAAGCACTTTCACAATGGAGCTTGATACAAATCGATGAGCAAGATAATACTGATAGCTCGCTCTATCTCACCGGCAAAAAGCACTTCGGACTTAAGGTAGATTCTGCTTTTGAGCGACTTGAGCTAGATTCTATCATCAAAGAAGCCAATCTCTACATTGCGCCGATGAATTTGGAGCAAAAAATGATGTTTTGCCTCCTCACACACAAAAAAAATATCGCCACAATCGTTACGGGCTCGACAGGCTCTGGCAAAACGCTTATGGCACTTCAAGCTGGAATCCACCTTGTCAAACAGGGCGCAGTCGATGGTATCATTTATCTTAGAAACACCGTTACAGCAAGCGACAAAGAAGCAGAGCTTGGATTCCGCAAGGGCGATGAAGACCAAAAACTTGGCTATTTTATGTATCCGCTTTATAGTGCGATTAATTTTATTATCGATTCTTTGCAGAGCTCTTCGCTCAAAAATTGCATCGAGTATCGTGGCGATGTCAATACAATCCACAAAGAAGACGCCACAGAGTATTTTCTCAAAAAGCATAATATTCAGGTTGTTGATATTGCGCATGCAAGGGGCATCACAATTCGCAAGAAATTTGTGATTTTTGATGAAGCGCAAAATGCCTCAAATGCGACTATTAAGCTCATAGGCACGCGACTTGGCGAGGAGAGTAGGATTGTATTTTTGGGCGATTGGGCGCAGATTGATCACCCGTATTTGAGTAAGTTTCGAAATGGCGCGCTAAGTCTGCTTCAAAAAGCACTCAATGATGATATGATCGCTGGAATCCAACTGCGACAAACGATCCGAAGCACGATCGCGCAATGGTTTGGCGAGAGTTTCTAG
- the tpx gene encoding thiol peroxidase — protein sequence MNVKFKGQNATLKGSPLKIGDNAPEVKLVGKDLSEVTIGGAQGKTQIINIVPSLDTGVCATQARTFNQKAAGLKDCIVYVVSMDLPFAMGRFCSTEGIENLVVASDFVNKALGEKYGVLLVDSPLKGLLSRAVLVINPQGKLIYQEICEEITNEPDYEAAIKAIQ from the coding sequence ATGAATGTAAAATTTAAAGGTCAAAACGCTACTCTCAAAGGCTCTCCGCTCAAAATCGGCGACAATGCCCCTGAAGTCAAGCTTGTAGGCAAAGATTTAAGCGAAGTTACAATCGGTGGCGCGCAAGGCAAAACTCAAATCATCAATATCGTGCCAAGCCTTGATACAGGCGTTTGTGCGACTCAAGCAAGGACATTTAACCAAAAAGCTGCGGGGCTAAAGGATTGTATCGTGTATGTTGTGAGTATGGATTTGCCATTTGCTATGGGGAGATTCTGCTCGACTGAAGGTATAGAAAATCTCGTTGTCGCAAGCGATTTTGTCAATAAAGCTTTGGGTGAAAAATACGGCGTCTTGCTTGTAGATTCTCCACTTAAGGGGCTTTTGAGCCGAGCCGTGCTTGTCATCAACCCACAAGGAAAGCTTATCTATCAAGAAATATGCGAAGAAATCACAAACGAGCCAGACTATGAGGCTGCAATCAAAGCGATTCAGTAG
- a CDS encoding YihY family inner membrane protein — translation MALQYIKENGFINLCKAIKKKLLLTYRFLTYRQEMFYYAASLSFYTIFALIPMLFIIFSVLLAFSKFQDKIEDMQAFILSNILPTNAETMINFMHTFLENGSKMGIVGIISVFITSLLFFRNYEFITSKMFDSKPRAFVDSLMLYWTMVTLFPLGSAVIFYFSVSAQGMFGFFENNSYFLDTCVWFITCMLFLILFRISANKPLHKRTLFISSFVCGTIWVGIKNLFVYYIAYNKIYTTLYGSVSIVLFLMVWIYISWLVMLFGMRACQGILKCFKLENHSKI, via the coding sequence ATGGCTCTACAATATATCAAAGAAAATGGCTTTATCAATCTATGTAAAGCGATCAAAAAAAAGCTCTTGCTTACTTATCGGTTTTTGACCTATCGTCAAGAGATGTTTTATTATGCGGCAAGTTTGAGCTTTTATACGATATTTGCGCTGATTCCTATGCTATTTATTATTTTTTCTGTCCTTTTGGCATTTTCTAAATTCCAAGACAAAATCGAAGATATGCAAGCATTTATCCTCTCAAATATCCTTCCGACAAATGCGGAGACAATGATAAATTTTATGCATACTTTTTTAGAAAATGGCTCTAAAATGGGCATTGTAGGCATTATTTCGGTATTTATCACTTCGCTACTTTTTTTTAGAAATTATGAATTTATCACTTCAAAAATGTTTGATTCTAAGCCACGCGCTTTTGTTGATTCGCTGATGCTGTATTGGACGATGGTTACATTATTTCCGCTTGGAAGTGCAGTGATTTTTTATTTTAGCGTGAGCGCGCAAGGTATGTTTGGATTTTTTGAAAACAACTCGTATTTTTTGGATACTTGCGTGTGGTTTATCACATGTATGCTGTTTTTGATTTTGTTTAGAATCTCTGCAAATAAGCCCCTGCATAAACGCACACTTTTTATCTCATCGTTTGTGTGTGGGACGATTTGGGTTGGGATTAAAAATCTCTTTGTGTATTACATCGCCTACAACAAAATCTACACGACATTATATGGCTCTGTCTCAATCGTGCTATTTTTGATGGTGTGGATTTATATCTCTTGGCTTGTGATGTTATTTGGTATGCGCGCTTGTCAGGGTATATTAAAGTGCTTCAAACTCGAGAATCACTCAAAAATATAA
- a CDS encoding methyl-accepting chemotaxis protein gives MRIKMSLNTKLLISILFVFIVILFVVSLINYRQSSNTITTLYTSIQQEVMNGSFNMINTTIGIEAKKHLNYLSKTLAESDLSILEQRQTLKDMAKTIGYPNVFVAYADGSFLVVSESNPNSFTKNTFDNTQDDVRTRDWYAKAVQEKGFILTDPYISKNASTNGLMLGTAAMPLIKNGKIIGVIGMNILFEDFQARFATFKTPELPTLSVFLLDSHDSIFSHEDPQVIQITTELNPLEIRIKNALLEHANAKEGVITYEYNGGMRIALFKRFDFGWTMLVSANMENFSNATNQVLLKGCIVALVLLVIGTILFYFFIKFLISPLKTIATGLSEFFKYINHEAKDATTLQIKSGDEFEQIAQAINANIQHTKQSLQKDQELVQQSLAVIEHTREGHVDQRITLTGSNSELNTLKDSVNKLLDLLSSAIGNDLPELNRVFDSFAKLDFSTQVKNAQGRVEVITNTLGEEIRKMLSASSDFANTLNTQSNKLEEAVNNLTQSSHSQASSLEQTATAVEEITSSMQNVSGRTNEVIQQTEDIRNVIGIIRDIADQTNLLALNAAIEAARAGEHGRGFAVVADEVRKLAERTGKSLGEIEANTNLLVQSINDMAESIKEQTAGITQINEAISNLESVTQNNVTIANTSAEISNEVSLIAKAILDDAKKKKF, from the coding sequence ATGAGAATCAAAATGTCTCTAAATACAAAGCTTTTGATAAGTATTTTATTTGTTTTTATAGTGATTTTGTTTGTCGTGAGTTTGATTAATTATCGCCAAAGCTCAAACACAATCACAACATTATATACTTCAATCCAACAAGAAGTGATGAATGGCTCATTTAATATGATTAATACCACAATTGGTATCGAAGCAAAAAAACATTTGAACTATTTATCCAAAACATTAGCAGAAAGCGATTTGAGTATCTTAGAGCAGCGACAAACACTCAAAGATATGGCAAAAACAATTGGCTATCCAAATGTATTTGTCGCTTATGCAGATGGAAGTTTCTTAGTTGTCTCAGAATCTAATCCAAATAGTTTCACAAAAAATACCTTTGATAACACTCAAGATGATGTGCGCACAAGGGATTGGTATGCCAAAGCTGTGCAAGAAAAGGGCTTTATCTTGACCGATCCATATATCTCCAAAAATGCCTCAACAAATGGCTTAATGCTTGGCACCGCGGCGATGCCACTTATCAAAAATGGCAAGATAATCGGAGTTATCGGCATGAATATTTTATTTGAGGATTTTCAAGCGCGATTTGCTACTTTCAAAACTCCAGAGCTTCCGACACTATCGGTTTTTTTACTTGATTCTCATGATAGTATTTTTTCACATGAAGACCCTCAAGTCATACAAATAACTACGGAACTTAACCCACTAGAAATAAGAATCAAAAACGCATTACTAGAGCATGCCAACGCTAAAGAAGGGGTGATTACCTACGAATACAATGGTGGTATGCGTATTGCGTTGTTTAAGCGATTTGATTTTGGCTGGACGATGCTAGTTTCTGCAAATATGGAAAACTTTAGCAATGCTACCAATCAAGTATTATTAAAAGGCTGCATTGTCGCACTTGTGCTTCTTGTGATTGGAACTATTTTGTTTTATTTCTTTATCAAGTTTCTTATCTCCCCCCTCAAAACCATAGCAACAGGCTTATCAGAATTCTTTAAATATATCAATCACGAAGCCAAAGATGCAACAACACTTCAAATCAAAAGTGGCGATGAATTTGAACAAATTGCTCAAGCTATTAATGCAAATATACAACACACCAAACAATCCCTCCAAAAAGATCAAGAACTTGTCCAACAATCTCTAGCTGTTATAGAACACACAAGAGAAGGACATGTAGATCAAAGAATAACACTCACAGGAAGTAATTCAGAGCTAAATACACTCAAAGATTCTGTCAATAAACTTCTAGATCTTCTCTCAAGTGCTATTGGAAATGATTTACCAGAGCTTAATCGTGTATTTGATTCATTTGCAAAACTTGATTTTTCAACGCAAGTTAAAAATGCACAAGGAAGAGTAGAAGTGATTACAAATACTTTAGGTGAAGAAATACGAAAAATGCTCTCTGCTTCATCTGACTTTGCAAATACACTCAATACCCAAAGCAATAAACTTGAAGAAGCAGTCAATAATCTTACCCAATCCTCTCACTCTCAAGCAAGCTCATTAGAGCAAACAGCCACAGCAGTAGAAGAGATCACTTCTTCTATGCAAAATGTCTCAGGCAGGACTAATGAAGTAATCCAACAAACAGAAGATATACGCAATGTCATTGGTATCATACGAGATATAGCTGATCAAACAAATCTCTTAGCACTTAATGCTGCGATTGAAGCAGCAAGAGCAGGAGAGCATGGAAGAGGATTTGCAGTTGTTGCTGATGAAGTCAGAAAGCTAGCAGAGCGCACAGGAAAAAGTCTAGGAGAAATAGAGGCAAATACAAATCTACTTGTGCAATCAATCAATGATATGGCAGAATCTATCAAAGAACAAACAGCAGGTATTACCCAAATCAATGAAGCCATTTCAAATCTAGAATCTGTTACACAAAATAATGTAACTATTGCTAATACTAGCGCAGAGATTAGCAATGAAGTCTCATTGATTGCTAAGGCTATCTTAGATGATGCAAAAAAGAAAAAGTTTTAG
- a CDS encoding GMC family oxidoreductase, producing MAKVLKKVDVVTIGAGWTGGIIAAELTKAGFSVLSLERGAMRSSSDFVQVHDEWRYGINYGLMQDCSKESVTFRHNPNETALPMRKMGSFLLGNNVGGAGVHWNGWTFRFMPYDFEIKTLSHKRYGDKLGKDYTLEDWGITYKEMEPYFDRFEKTAGICGEPNPLAEKMGAFRSSPYPQEPLANTAILKKFEKAAKSLNLHTYRIPAANSKYAYTNPDGEMLNPCQYCGYCERFGCEYDAKASPLNTVLPVALSSGKYEIRTNSNVIEILKKGDKVTGVKYINTKTMEEFIQPADIVVLTSYMLNNAKLLMVSNIGTQYDPKTGKGTLGRNYCYQMNASTLAFFDEQMNTFMGSGALGTTCDDFNGDNFDHSGEKFLHGSMIAVLQMGSRPIQSAPIPAGVPTWGAEFKKALNHSFTRVINVYAQGASLPHVNNYLSLDPTYKDAYGLPLLRITYNFTNQDRELHKFATDKTTQVAKAMNPKSIKPNPYLKDYSIIPYQSTHNTGGTTMGSSPHTSVVNNYLQHWDMENLFVVGAGNFQHNSGYNPTDTAGALAYRCAEGIIKYHKNGKKLV from the coding sequence ATGGCAAAAGTATTAAAAAAAGTAGATGTAGTTACCATTGGTGCGGGCTGGACAGGTGGGATCATCGCAGCAGAGCTGACAAAAGCAGGGTTTAGTGTGCTAAGCCTTGAGCGCGGAGCGATGCGTTCAAGCAGTGATTTTGTGCAAGTGCATGATGAATGGCGATATGGTATAAATTATGGGCTTATGCAGGATTGCTCAAAAGAGAGCGTAACATTTCGACATAATCCAAATGAGACTGCCCTTCCTATGCGTAAAATGGGCTCGTTTTTGCTTGGAAATAATGTCGGCGGTGCGGGCGTGCATTGGAATGGCTGGACTTTTCGGTTTATGCCTTATGATTTTGAGATAAAAACCCTAAGCCACAAAAGATATGGCGACAAACTCGGCAAAGACTATACGCTTGAGGATTGGGGGATCACTTACAAAGAAATGGAGCCATATTTTGATCGATTTGAAAAAACGGCAGGAATATGCGGTGAGCCAAATCCACTCGCAGAAAAAATGGGCGCATTTAGAAGTAGCCCCTATCCTCAAGAGCCTCTTGCAAATACTGCCATTCTCAAAAAATTTGAAAAAGCTGCAAAGTCTTTAAATCTCCACACATATAGAATTCCAGCGGCAAATTCAAAATATGCCTACACAAATCCAGATGGTGAAATGCTAAATCCTTGTCAATATTGCGGATATTGTGAGCGGTTTGGGTGTGAGTATGATGCCAAAGCCTCACCGCTTAATACCGTCTTGCCCGTTGCATTATCAAGCGGAAAATACGAGATCCGCACAAATAGTAATGTGATTGAGATTCTCAAAAAAGGCGATAAAGTTACAGGTGTAAAATACATCAACACAAAAACAATGGAGGAATTTATCCAGCCAGCTGATATTGTCGTGCTTACAAGTTATATGCTTAATAACGCCAAACTCCTTATGGTTAGCAATATTGGCACGCAATACGACCCCAAAACAGGCAAAGGCACATTAGGGCGGAATTATTGCTATCAGATGAATGCAAGCACATTGGCGTTTTTTGACGAGCAGATGAATACCTTTATGGGTTCAGGTGCGTTGGGGACGACTTGCGATGATTTCAATGGTGATAATTTTGATCATAGCGGGGAAAAGTTTTTGCATGGCTCAATGATTGCCGTATTGCAAATGGGATCTCGCCCGATCCAAAGCGCGCCAATTCCAGCAGGAGTACCAACTTGGGGAGCAGAATTCAAAAAAGCACTCAATCACAGCTTCACACGCGTAATCAATGTCTATGCGCAAGGTGCTTCACTTCCGCATGTAAATAACTATCTCTCGCTTGATCCAACCTACAAAGACGCTTATGGTTTGCCACTTTTGCGTATCACTTATAATTTCACAAATCAAGATCGCGAGCTTCATAAATTTGCAACAGACAAAACGACACAAGTCGCAAAAGCGATGAATCCAAAAAGCATAAAGCCAAATCCATACCTCAAAGATTACAGCATTATTCCTTATCAATCCACGCACAATACAGGCGGGACGACAATGGGCTCAAGTCCGCATACTAGCGTGGTAAATAATTATTTGCAGCATTGGGATATGGAGAATCTTTTTGTCGTGGGTGCTGGGAATTTCCAACACAATAGCGGCTATAATCCAACCGATACAGCAGGAGCATTGGCGTATCGTTGCGCAGAAGGGATAATCAAATACCACAAAAATGGGAAAAAGCTTGTGTAG
- a CDS encoding gluconate 2-dehydrogenase subunit 3 family protein, translating to MKQKLDRRSFFKFSGILAGGVLASSGAISNLKAQAHHHTHSENTDTSTSNAQSLNSQANQSCQKQQRGRMFFTNDLEFNTLKAATERIYPQDESGEGAILLGVPYFIDNQLAGAYGFNAREYMQGPFQEGKAEQGYQTPMNRREIFLLGLSALESESQKRHKQSFFQIAPASQDAILKDCEANKIAIEGISSKYFFTLLRDLTIAGVLSDPIYQGNDGQKGWKMMHYPGGQMSYLAYIESDEFVELPPMSLADMQ from the coding sequence ATGAAACAAAAATTAGACAGAAGAAGTTTTTTTAAATTTTCAGGAATTTTGGCGGGTGGGGTTTTGGCTTCAAGTGGAGCGATAAGTAACCTTAAAGCACAAGCTCATCATCACACACACAGCGAAAATACAGATACAAGCACTTCAAACGCACAGAGTCTCAATTCTCAAGCTAATCAATCTTGCCAAAAGCAGCAACGAGGACGAATGTTTTTTACAAATGATTTAGAGTTCAATACCCTAAAAGCAGCCACAGAGCGCATTTATCCGCAAGATGAAAGTGGTGAGGGCGCGATTTTGCTTGGTGTGCCTTATTTTATAGATAATCAACTCGCTGGCGCGTATGGATTTAACGCACGCGAATATATGCAAGGACCATTTCAAGAGGGCAAAGCCGAGCAGGGCTATCAAACCCCGATGAATCGCAGAGAGATTTTTTTGCTCGGACTTAGCGCACTAGAATCTGAATCTCAAAAAAGACATAAACAATCTTTTTTTCAGATCGCACCCGCGAGTCAAGATGCCATTCTCAAAGATTGTGAAGCCAACAAAATCGCAATAGAAGGCATAAGCTCAAAATATTTTTTCACGCTTTTGCGTGATTTGACTATTGCTGGGGTTTTGAGCGATCCGATTTATCAAGGCAATGACGGACAAAAAGGTTGGAAAATGATGCATTATCCCGGCGGACAGATGAGTTATCTTGCTTATATTGAAAGCGATGAATTCGTGGAACTGCCACCGATGAGTTTGGCTGATATGCAGTAA